The genomic window TGGATGCCGAAGAACGGATGGAGAAAGCCGTCAGCGTTTTGACCCACAACCTGTCGGGCATCCGCACCGGACGCGCCAACCCCGGACTGGTCGATTCGCTGCGAGTCGAGGTCTACGGATCGCAAACGCCTCTGAAACAGCTGGCTTCCATCGGCACTCCGGAACCCCAGCAAATTGTGATCCGGCCCTACGACACCAGCGTCATCAAAGAAATCGAAAAAGCGATTGTGGCCGGCGACCTGGGACTGAACCCGCAGAGCGACGGACGGCTGATCCGACTGAACGTGCCCCCGCTGTCGACCGAAGTTCGCAAGAAAATGGTCGCCCGCATCAAGGAATTGGCCGAAGAAGCCAAGGTCTCGATCCGCAACATCCGCCGCGATGCCAACAAGGCCGCCGACACGGCCGAAAAAGAAAAAAACCTCTCCGAAGACGATCGAGATAAACTGAAGGAAGAGGTCCAAGAACTGACCAAAAAGTTCGAAACCCAGGTCACCGAGGCGGCTAAGGGACGCGAAGCCGAAGTCCTCGAACAATAACAAGCATCCTCTTGTGCAAATGGCGGACAACCGTTGAGCGACACCGAAACGTTACAACTGAATTGTCCCAAGTGTGAAGGCGCCGTACGCGTACGTGCCTCGGCCGTCGGACGCCGCGTCCGCTGCCCGCGATGCCAAGCGGATTTCAAAGTTCCCGGAGTCGCGGCGGCGGCCCCGGAGGACGACGACGATTGGCTGAACTTGGACCAACCTCTGCCGGCACCCAAACCGCCAGCAGCGTCCAAACCACCGGCCCAATCCAGCCCATCGGCAACGCCCCCCGCGACGTCGGCAACGCCATCGTCCCCCGCGTCGTCATCCCCCGCGTCTGCCTCCCCAGCCGACGTCGACGAGTTCGGCTTTGCCCCGGATTCCCCGGGCGCACCGACTTTGGGCGGGAACCCTCTGGGTGGTGACCTATTTGGCGGCGACCTGCCTCCCGCACCCAGCGGTCCTACCGCCGGCAACGGC from Roseimaritima ulvae includes these protein-coding regions:
- the frr gene encoding ribosome recycling factor, which translates into the protein MSTAEILMDAEERMEKAVSVLTHNLSGIRTGRANPGLVDSLRVEVYGSQTPLKQLASIGTPEPQQIVIRPYDTSVIKEIEKAIVAGDLGLNPQSDGRLIRLNVPPLSTEVRKKMVARIKELAEEAKVSIRNIRRDANKAADTAEKEKNLSEDDRDKLKEEVQELTKKFETQVTEAAKGREAEVLEQ